A single genomic interval of Spirosoma linguale DSM 74 harbors:
- a CDS encoding glycosyl transferase group 1 (PFAM: glycosyl transferase group 1~KEGG: pna:Pnap_3120 glycosyl transferase, group 1) produces MKKIRVLHISTAHPPQDPRVVFKQCQTLASVYEVFCALPHANPAVLPGIRFICLPYFRRVIWRLLITCPFIVLRCIWLRPQLVHVYAPEFLPFAYVFRLLGAQVIYEVQENLHKKLPLKTSNNGALLRQMFRLFDRLAQRHFYLIFTEHGYLSTYMQLARPHVVVYNYPLLSFLEPFYTPYNPSSETPSFFYIGLLSFDRAVDTLVDSFAKLGITYPRFIVHLFGRRTFTDTNLENLSGYARIRDHLHFYGYTDQRLAFPYARDATAGLALLKPVGDYPESYTTKLFEYMALGLPVITSDFPLYRDIVDRHHCGFCVSPYNAAQVADSLAYLIENPDEARRMGQRGRQAVEQFYNWSTEADKLLDFYSLVLTTTK; encoded by the coding sequence ATGAAGAAAATCCGCGTCTTACACATTAGTACAGCGCACCCGCCACAGGACCCGCGCGTGGTGTTCAAGCAATGTCAGACGCTGGCTTCGGTTTATGAAGTCTTTTGTGCCCTTCCACATGCCAACCCGGCGGTTTTGCCAGGTATCCGTTTCATTTGCCTTCCCTATTTTCGTCGGGTCATCTGGCGGTTGCTGATCACCTGCCCCTTTATTGTACTGCGCTGCATCTGGCTGCGTCCGCAGCTTGTTCATGTCTACGCACCGGAGTTTTTGCCCTTTGCGTACGTATTTCGGCTACTGGGAGCTCAGGTCATTTATGAAGTACAGGAGAATCTGCACAAAAAATTGCCGCTAAAGACCAGCAACAACGGGGCTTTGCTCCGGCAGATGTTTCGCCTGTTCGACCGGCTTGCTCAGCGGCATTTCTACCTCATTTTTACGGAACACGGGTATTTGAGCACATACATGCAGCTGGCCAGACCCCATGTAGTCGTCTATAATTACCCGCTTCTGTCCTTTCTGGAACCCTTTTATACACCGTATAACCCGAGTTCCGAAACCCCTTCTTTCTTTTATATTGGCCTGCTCAGCTTCGACCGGGCCGTTGATACATTGGTTGATAGCTTCGCCAAATTAGGAATAACCTACCCCCGGTTCATTGTGCATCTGTTTGGTCGGCGTACCTTTACGGATACAAATCTGGAAAACCTATCTGGCTACGCCCGGATACGGGATCATCTCCACTTCTATGGGTATACAGACCAGCGTCTTGCTTTTCCGTACGCCCGTGATGCCACGGCCGGACTGGCCCTGCTAAAGCCCGTTGGTGATTATCCAGAATCTTATACCACAAAATTGTTTGAATATATGGCCCTTGGCCTACCCGTTATTACGTCCGACTTTCCACTTTACCGCGATATCGTTGACCGTCACCATTGCGGCTTCTGCGTTTCTCCCTACAATGCGGCACAAGTCGCTGATTCGCTTGCTTACCTTATTGAAAACCCCGACGAGGCCCGCCGAATGGGACAGCGCGGACGGCAGGCTGTTGAGCAGTTTTACAACTGGTCAACGGAAGCGGATAAGTTGCTCGACTTCTATTCGCTCGTTCTTACGACTACCAAATGA
- a CDS encoding preprotein translocase, SecA subunit (TIGRFAM: preprotein translocase, SecA subunit~PFAM: SecA DEAD domain protein; SecA Wing and Scaffold; SecA preprotein cross-linking region~KEGG: cha:CHAB381_0938 preprotein translocase subunit SecA), with translation MINLIAKFFGTKSQRDIKELLPYVEKVNAEFAQLKALSNDELRRVSADLKAQIAAELADIDNQISEINEHVSHPDVDVNEKERLFNRIDKLEADRNTELERVLLDILPRAFAVVKETARRFTENEQLTVTATDFDREIATRKRNVQIDGNQAHWSNTWDAAGTPIKWDMVHYNVQIIGGVVLHQGKIAEMATGEGKTLVATFPAFLNGLAGRGVHIVTVNDYLAKRDSEWMAPLFEFHGMRVDCIDKHQPNSEQRKQAYLADITYGTNNEFGFDYLRDNMAREPSELVQRKHHYAMVDEVDSVLIDDARTPLIISGPVPRGDEQDYIELKPRVSRLVEAQRKLVYDYLNDAKKKIAAGDEKEGGLSLFRAYRGLPKHKPLIKFLSETGNKALLQKTESIYLAENQKLMPEADAPLYFTIDERHNGIDLTEKGIDYITGSGEDPNFFILPDLSIDLNAIDKSSDFSEQEKILHKEAVVRDYAVKTQRINTVNQLLKAYCLFEKDTEYVIMDGKVKIVDEQTGRIMEGRRWSDGLHQAVEAKENVKVEDATQTYATVTLQNYFRMYHKRAGMTGTAETEASEFWQIYKMDVVVIPTNRAISRADEEDKVYRSVREKYNAVVDEITSLVEKGRPVLVGTTSVENSELLSRLLTLRKIQHQVLNAKYHQREAEIVATAGLPGTVTIATNMAGRGTDIKLTPESRAAGGLAIIGTERHESRRVDRQLRGRAGRQGDPGTSQFFVSLEDSLMRLFGSERIAKVMDRMGLEEGEVIQHSMITKSIERAQKKVEENNFGIRKRLLEYDDVMNYQREAIYKRRRNALFGDRLPLDIANTMYDVVEETVNNAEGNYEEIKLQLLTTLGLSPTLTAEEFNRLKKPDQTRRLYEEAEANYQAKNQAIADKALPVLTQVLNEQGHQIKNIVVPFSDGMHELTVVTDLRKAVESGARDIVTEMEKAVTLSVIDQEWKEHLREMDDLKQSVQNAVFEQKDPLLVYKFESVELFKRFLNKVNFDTINFLTKADIPAQDAEEVQQEIRQAPVQQRPQPQPQLHTNMEDFDDDHLATGPEEYARRMAENNAMGAGAPPMPPRQAPVRVAKLDRNARVNVQYVDGSVKRDVKFKTVENDVVSGKAMLID, from the coding sequence ATGATTAACCTGATAGCTAAATTTTTCGGGACCAAATCGCAACGGGATATCAAGGAATTGCTTCCCTATGTTGAAAAGGTCAATGCCGAATTTGCTCAGTTAAAAGCCCTCTCCAACGACGAACTACGTCGGGTATCCGCTGACCTCAAAGCACAGATTGCCGCCGAACTGGCCGACATCGACAACCAGATCAGTGAAATTAATGAGCATGTTAGTCATCCTGATGTGGATGTTAACGAGAAAGAGCGGCTCTTCAATCGAATTGACAAGCTCGAAGCCGACCGTAACACTGAACTGGAGCGTGTGCTGCTTGACATTCTTCCCCGTGCGTTTGCCGTTGTTAAAGAAACAGCCCGCCGATTTACGGAGAATGAACAACTGACCGTCACTGCTACGGACTTTGACCGTGAGATTGCTACCCGCAAGCGCAACGTTCAGATTGACGGTAACCAGGCCCATTGGTCCAATACCTGGGATGCTGCCGGAACGCCCATCAAATGGGATATGGTGCATTACAATGTCCAGATCATTGGTGGGGTTGTGCTTCACCAGGGTAAAATTGCCGAGATGGCAACGGGCGAAGGGAAAACCCTCGTGGCTACTTTCCCGGCCTTCCTCAACGGTCTGGCCGGTCGGGGCGTGCACATCGTTACGGTCAATGATTACCTGGCCAAGCGTGACTCCGAATGGATGGCCCCGCTTTTTGAATTTCATGGTATGCGGGTCGATTGCATCGATAAGCACCAGCCCAACTCAGAGCAGCGGAAGCAGGCTTATCTGGCCGATATCACTTATGGTACCAACAACGAATTTGGTTTCGACTACCTGCGCGATAACATGGCCCGTGAACCGAGCGAACTCGTTCAGCGGAAACACCATTACGCCATGGTCGATGAGGTCGACTCCGTACTGATCGACGATGCCCGGACACCGCTCATTATCAGCGGACCCGTTCCGCGTGGCGACGAACAGGATTATATCGAGTTGAAGCCCCGCGTATCCCGTTTGGTCGAAGCGCAGCGCAAACTGGTTTACGATTACCTGAACGACGCTAAGAAAAAGATTGCCGCTGGCGACGAAAAAGAAGGGGGTCTGTCGTTATTCCGGGCCTATCGTGGTTTACCGAAGCACAAGCCGCTGATTAAGTTCCTGAGCGAAACCGGCAACAAAGCCCTGCTTCAGAAAACGGAATCGATTTATCTGGCTGAAAACCAGAAGCTGATGCCCGAAGCCGACGCTCCGTTGTATTTCACCATCGACGAGCGACACAACGGTATTGACCTGACCGAAAAAGGCATCGACTACATCACCGGCTCGGGCGAAGATCCGAACTTCTTCATCCTGCCCGACCTGTCCATCGACCTCAACGCCATTGACAAAAGCAGCGACTTCTCGGAGCAGGAAAAAATTCTGCACAAAGAAGCCGTTGTTCGGGATTATGCCGTTAAAACCCAGCGCATCAACACCGTCAACCAACTGCTGAAAGCCTATTGCTTATTTGAAAAAGACACCGAGTACGTGATCATGGACGGCAAGGTGAAGATCGTGGATGAGCAAACGGGCCGGATTATGGAAGGTCGCCGGTGGTCGGATGGTCTGCACCAGGCCGTTGAAGCCAAGGAAAACGTAAAAGTTGAAGACGCTACTCAGACCTACGCTACGGTTACGCTCCAGAACTACTTCCGGATGTACCACAAGCGGGCGGGTATGACCGGTACGGCCGAAACGGAAGCCTCCGAATTCTGGCAGATCTACAAAATGGACGTGGTCGTTATTCCAACGAACCGGGCCATTAGCCGCGCCGACGAAGAAGACAAAGTATACCGGTCGGTGCGCGAAAAATACAATGCCGTTGTCGACGAGATTACCAGCCTCGTTGAAAAAGGACGGCCGGTACTGGTGGGTACGACCTCGGTCGAGAACTCCGAGTTACTAAGCCGCCTGCTGACGCTCCGCAAAATTCAGCACCAGGTATTGAACGCCAAATACCACCAGCGCGAAGCCGAAATTGTGGCTACCGCCGGTTTACCCGGAACTGTCACCATTGCCACCAACATGGCTGGTCGGGGTACGGATATTAAATTGACCCCCGAGTCGCGGGCAGCGGGTGGTCTGGCCATCATTGGTACAGAGCGTCACGAATCCCGCCGGGTCGACCGGCAGTTGCGTGGCCGGGCCGGTCGTCAGGGCGATCCGGGAACGTCGCAGTTTTTCGTTTCGCTGGAAGACAGCCTGATGCGTTTGTTCGGGTCTGAGCGGATTGCCAAAGTGATGGACCGCATGGGCCTGGAAGAAGGCGAAGTGATTCAGCACTCGATGATCACCAAATCCATTGAGCGGGCGCAGAAGAAAGTAGAGGAAAACAACTTCGGTATCCGGAAGCGGCTGCTTGAGTACGACGACGTGATGAACTACCAGCGCGAGGCTATTTACAAACGCCGTCGGAATGCGCTGTTTGGGGATCGTCTGCCACTGGATATTGCCAACACCATGTACGATGTGGTCGAAGAAACGGTAAATAACGCCGAAGGCAACTACGAAGAGATCAAACTTCAGTTGCTGACCACACTTGGCCTTTCGCCTACTCTGACAGCGGAGGAGTTCAACCGCTTGAAAAAGCCGGATCAGACGCGCCGGTTGTACGAAGAAGCCGAAGCCAATTACCAGGCCAAGAACCAGGCGATTGCCGACAAAGCGTTGCCCGTACTGACGCAGGTTCTCAACGAGCAGGGTCATCAGATCAAAAACATCGTTGTGCCCTTCTCCGACGGTATGCACGAACTAACGGTCGTTACCGATCTGCGGAAAGCGGTTGAATCGGGCGCGCGCGACATCGTAACGGAGATGGAGAAAGCCGTAACGCTGTCGGTCATCGACCAGGAGTGGAAAGAACACCTCCGCGAAATGGACGACCTGAAACAGTCGGTTCAGAATGCGGTATTTGAGCAGAAAGACCCGTTACTTGTTTACAAGTTCGAGTCCGTCGAGTTGTTCAAGCGCTTCCTAAACAAGGTCAATTTCGACACGATCAACTTCCTGACCAAAGCCGACATTCCGGCGCAGGATGCCGAAGAAGTTCAGCAGGAAATTCGGCAGGCTCCGGTTCAGCAACGGCCGCAGCCGCAACCGCAGCTTCATACGAACATGGAAGACTTTGACGACGACCATCTGGCTACCGGCCCCGAAGAATACGCCCGGCGAATGGCTGAAAACAACGCCATGGGCGCAGGAGCTCCACCTATGCCGCCCCGTCAGGCTCCGGTACGGGTAGCCAAACTGGATCGCAACGCCCGCGTTAACGTTCAGTATGTCGATGGTTCGGTGAAGCGCGATGTAAAGTTCAAAACGGTTGAAAACGACGTGGTGAGCGGCAAGGCAATGCTCATTGATTAA
- a CDS encoding polysaccharide biosynthesis protein (PFAM: polysaccharide biosynthesis protein~KEGG: afw:Anae109_1814 polysaccharide biosynthesis protein) gives MLQATKILSKFHNREKQFFYSAASSIVTKFVNILVSVISLPLIYNCIGKERYGMMLTITSISAIITFADMGLGFGLQNKIPVLSRKSDDSLHKVISSAFFFLILTSLTILLIFFLISLNIEWSTTLRLKSLIAMNEANISVWIFAFCLTTVIPFSIVQKLQIGLQEGYLVNFWATGGNIFGLILLYVAYIEKASTPVVIMAIYGSNALFIVLNFLYHFIISKPLLIPKFKLVEIKLIKGIISESFLFFLVQMLSLVLFSANNSLLIHYHGPDQVTDFNIAYKLALLFLLPLEATAPYITPAINEAIVSKDYLWLKKATKNAILLSIFLAITTSLVTYFFGNFIISIWLGGNVTITSNVIFAVAAFMLLYANLGCVLSYIMLSSTFIRKKAIVYTLAVIVSISLKVYFIKVYAVEGAFWSTTIPMFILYVIPCLYILKTKKVA, from the coding sequence ATGCTACAAGCAACAAAGATATTATCGAAATTCCATAATAGAGAAAAGCAGTTCTTTTATTCCGCAGCTAGTAGCATTGTTACTAAGTTTGTAAATATTTTAGTTTCTGTGATTTCCTTACCTCTAATTTACAACTGTATAGGTAAGGAGAGATATGGAATGATGTTAACTATTACATCAATATCCGCGATTATTACTTTTGCAGATATGGGCTTAGGGTTTGGTTTACAAAATAAAATACCCGTTTTATCGCGTAAAAGTGATGATAGCTTACATAAAGTAATATCGAGTGCGTTTTTTTTCTTGATTCTGACATCACTAACAATATTACTTATATTTTTTCTTATTAGTTTGAATATTGAATGGTCGACAACCCTACGCCTTAAATCGTTAATTGCTATGAACGAAGCAAATATTTCAGTGTGGATATTTGCTTTCTGCTTAACTACTGTTATTCCTTTTTCAATTGTACAAAAGTTGCAAATTGGCTTACAAGAAGGATATTTAGTGAACTTTTGGGCTACTGGAGGGAATATTTTTGGACTTATATTGTTATATGTTGCTTATATCGAAAAAGCATCCACGCCAGTTGTTATAATGGCCATTTATGGTTCCAATGCATTATTTATAGTATTAAATTTTTTATATCATTTTATAATTAGTAAACCATTATTAATTCCAAAATTTAAGCTGGTCGAAATTAAATTAATTAAAGGTATTATAAGTGAGAGCTTTTTGTTCTTCTTAGTTCAGATGTTGAGCCTAGTATTATTCTCAGCCAATAATTCGCTACTTATTCATTATCATGGACCCGATCAAGTCACAGATTTTAATATAGCATATAAATTAGCTCTATTATTTTTACTTCCATTAGAAGCCACTGCGCCATATATCACACCGGCTATAAACGAAGCCATTGTGAGCAAAGATTACTTGTGGCTGAAAAAAGCTACTAAAAATGCAATACTATTATCAATATTTTTAGCTATTACTACTTCTTTAGTGACGTATTTTTTCGGTAACTTTATAATTAGTATTTGGCTAGGTGGAAATGTTACGATAACCAGTAATGTGATATTTGCTGTCGCAGCATTTATGTTACTGTATGCAAACTTAGGTTGTGTTCTTTCTTATATTATGTTATCAAGTACATTCATACGTAAAAAAGCTATAGTCTATACATTGGCCGTAATTGTATCCATCTCACTAAAAGTGTACTTTATAAAAGTGTATGCCGTTGAGGGGGCC
- a CDS encoding lipopolysaccharide biosynthesis protein (PFAM: lipopolysaccharide biosynthesis protein~KEGG: gme:Gmet_1346 lipopolysaccharide biosynthesis), with protein sequence MSVTEAQKQENREEDEIEIRLSDIVQFLKDSRRRVLLGSIVGLIIGALYAFSKPNVYTSQVTVMPELQAKAGGLGGLGGLAGLAGIDLNSATGGTMDAIRPDLYPDVLKSIPFALYLLSQPVYSEKLQAKMTLQEFINRVNRSWIKDLFAGGSKDAENRKLDPKNFSKAIQITKEQEDLVKIVQTNMSAAYDKKTGILTLAATESDPVVAATEVRLSLEYLTNYIVTYRTEKARKQVAFLTKRVSEAKGRYQSAEYALSSYRDRNRSLFLQTAKLEEQRLQADYLLEQSVYNELSKQLEQAKIKVQEETPVFKVLEPPVVPLRKSAPKRTFIMLGFAIAGVFVTLIILLTKRLLHTNSTSVL encoded by the coding sequence ATGTCAGTTACGGAGGCTCAAAAACAAGAGAATAGGGAGGAAGACGAAATCGAGATTCGGCTAAGTGATATTGTGCAGTTTTTGAAGGATAGCCGTCGTCGGGTACTGTTAGGGAGTATAGTCGGACTTATAATTGGTGCATTATATGCCTTTTCGAAACCTAATGTGTATACCTCTCAAGTAACAGTAATGCCTGAACTTCAGGCTAAAGCTGGGGGTTTAGGTGGGTTGGGCGGGTTAGCTGGGCTGGCTGGTATTGATCTTAACAGTGCAACAGGTGGAACTATGGATGCTATTCGGCCAGATCTATATCCTGATGTGTTGAAGAGCATACCCTTTGCTTTGTATCTATTGAGTCAGCCCGTCTATTCAGAAAAATTGCAGGCAAAGATGACTTTACAAGAGTTTATTAATCGAGTAAACCGTAGTTGGATAAAAGATCTATTCGCTGGAGGAAGCAAAGATGCTGAAAATAGGAAATTAGATCCAAAGAATTTTAGTAAGGCTATACAGATAACAAAGGAGCAGGAAGATCTCGTTAAAATAGTTCAGACAAACATGTCGGCAGCATATGACAAAAAAACGGGTATACTAACCCTTGCTGCTACAGAGTCTGATCCTGTAGTAGCAGCTACGGAAGTGAGATTATCGCTCGAATACCTGACAAATTATATTGTAACATACAGAACGGAAAAAGCCCGGAAACAGGTGGCCTTTTTGACAAAGAGGGTATCAGAAGCAAAAGGGCGTTATCAATCTGCTGAGTACGCGTTATCCAGCTATCGCGACCGAAATCGAAGTCTATTCCTCCAGACAGCTAAACTAGAAGAGCAAAGGCTCCAGGCCGACTATTTACTTGAACAGTCTGTTTATAATGAATTGTCAAAGCAGTTAGAACAAGCTAAGATCAAAGTACAGGAAGAAACGCCGGTCTTTAAAGTGTTGGAACCGCCTGTGGTACCCCTACGTAAAAGTGCACCTAAAAGGACATTTATTATGTTGGGATTTGCTATTGCGGGGGTGTTCGTAACGTTGATAATTTTGCTGACAAAGCGATTACTTCACACAAACTCTACTTCTGTTTTATGA
- a CDS encoding polysaccharide export protein (PFAM: polysaccharide export protein; Soluble ligand binding domain~KEGG: sbn:Sbal195_3035 polysaccharide export protein), whose amino-acid sequence MFIKDKLSHFLHRSRSFHAILLVFLLAGAFQAVAQRPRSRVDQLSDEDVQNFYRKAQASGLSEVQIEQAAMSQGYTLDDIAKMRKRMAQIRTLTSLPQNQLPKESFKGSRGLPSDLSMRSDTLEVDSIRKDTTKKLKVFGASLFENAKMSFEPNLRIATPRNYIVGPDDEIRVDISGASTGDFQLKVSPDGTVKVPDLAPIFVSGLTIEQAEQRIIARLRQGGYQGLGRPGSGTSANVTLTNIRSIRVILVGEVVRPGTYTISSLGSVMNALYLAGGPNPETGSFRKINVVRGNRVVRTLDLYDFILRADQRDNIRLQDQDVIRVADYEAHVELTGQVRRPAIFEILPGETLKTVLAFAGGFGDDAYRASITLRRNTARERRIVTITEEQIATFVPKAGDKYNVGKILERYENRVQVAGAVMRPGDYSLEPGLETVRQLITRADGLRKDAFTNRATIVRERADMDRENLSFDLGKLMRGEVADIPLQSQDSLTVLSIRELREPYYVTIEGAVNMPDTIDFIANMSVADLIAHAGGFQEGAKPNLIEVARRIRQDSAGIRKTMMEIYRFAIDRDLQITPMEATPGSSPEFRLQPFDIVYVRTSPNYESQRQVMVYGEVMQPGNYAIANRQERIGDVIKRAGGLKPEAYMAGAQFRRNGQLIGNDLRDLIANPNVEENLLLQDKDTLYIPRRSEIIAVQGAVLNPSSISFKEDFKFDDYISEAGGFTDNARQRKAYIVYPNGRKDRSHSFLFFVSRPRVDPGSIINVPFKPIDSNRLTAGERIGIFSLLATVSIALINVLLR is encoded by the coding sequence ATGTTTATTAAAGACAAATTGTCACATTTTCTCCATCGTTCACGCTCGTTTCACGCTATTTTACTGGTTTTTCTACTGGCAGGGGCTTTCCAGGCAGTAGCTCAGCGTCCCCGCTCGCGAGTAGACCAGTTGAGTGACGAAGACGTACAGAACTTCTACCGAAAGGCACAGGCAAGTGGCTTGAGCGAAGTTCAGATTGAACAGGCGGCCATGTCGCAGGGGTATACGCTCGATGACATCGCTAAAATGAGGAAGCGCATGGCGCAGATCCGTACGTTGACTTCCCTGCCACAAAATCAACTTCCCAAAGAAAGCTTTAAGGGGAGTCGGGGTCTTCCATCCGATCTGTCCATGCGATCAGATACCCTGGAGGTCGACAGTATTCGCAAAGACACGACTAAAAAACTTAAGGTGTTTGGTGCGTCTTTGTTCGAAAATGCCAAAATGTCATTTGAGCCCAACTTGCGGATCGCAACACCCCGTAATTATATCGTAGGGCCTGATGACGAAATAAGAGTTGATATTTCGGGTGCTTCAACCGGCGATTTTCAGTTGAAAGTTAGTCCCGATGGAACGGTAAAAGTGCCTGATCTGGCTCCGATCTTTGTCAGTGGTTTAACCATTGAACAGGCCGAGCAGCGCATCATTGCCCGCTTGCGCCAGGGTGGCTATCAGGGACTGGGTCGGCCGGGTAGCGGCACCAGCGCCAACGTTACGTTAACGAATATCCGTAGCATTCGGGTTATTCTGGTAGGGGAGGTCGTTCGGCCGGGAACCTATACCATCTCTTCGCTGGGCTCCGTTATGAATGCGCTCTACCTGGCAGGCGGGCCAAACCCAGAAACCGGATCATTCCGGAAAATCAATGTTGTTCGGGGCAATCGCGTTGTCAGAACCCTTGACTTATACGACTTCATTTTACGGGCCGACCAGCGCGACAACATTCGCCTACAGGATCAGGACGTAATTCGCGTAGCCGATTACGAAGCACACGTTGAACTCACCGGACAAGTTCGTCGGCCCGCTATTTTTGAAATACTACCCGGCGAAACCCTCAAAACGGTGCTGGCCTTTGCCGGTGGTTTCGGCGATGACGCCTATCGGGCTTCCATTACACTCCGGCGTAACACCGCCCGCGAACGCCGGATCGTTACGATAACGGAGGAACAGATTGCCACATTCGTCCCAAAAGCTGGTGATAAATATAACGTTGGCAAAATTCTGGAGCGTTACGAAAATCGCGTTCAGGTGGCCGGTGCCGTTATGCGCCCCGGCGATTACTCCCTCGAACCGGGACTGGAAACGGTCCGTCAGCTGATCACCCGGGCCGATGGTCTGCGTAAAGATGCATTTACCAACCGGGCAACTATTGTCCGCGAGCGCGCTGACATGGACCGTGAGAATCTGTCTTTCGATCTGGGTAAACTCATGCGTGGCGAAGTTGCCGATATTCCGCTGCAAAGCCAGGATAGCTTGACGGTTCTGTCCATTCGCGAGCTTCGGGAACCGTATTACGTAACCATTGAGGGAGCGGTGAACATGCCCGATACCATCGACTTCATTGCCAACATGAGCGTTGCTGATCTGATCGCTCATGCCGGGGGCTTTCAGGAAGGGGCCAAGCCTAACCTGATTGAGGTAGCCCGTCGTATCCGTCAGGACTCGGCAGGGATACGCAAAACTATGATGGAGATATACCGCTTTGCCATTGATCGGGATCTGCAAATCACCCCTATGGAGGCCACTCCCGGCAGTTCGCCGGAATTTCGGCTACAACCGTTCGATATCGTTTATGTACGAACATCGCCCAACTACGAATCGCAGCGGCAGGTGATGGTGTATGGCGAAGTGATGCAACCCGGAAACTACGCCATTGCCAATCGCCAGGAGCGGATTGGGGATGTGATCAAGCGTGCTGGTGGACTGAAACCCGAAGCCTACATGGCCGGAGCGCAGTTTCGCCGGAATGGACAGTTAATCGGGAATGACCTGCGGGACCTTATCGCTAACCCGAATGTGGAAGAGAACTTATTACTTCAGGATAAGGATACGTTATACATTCCCCGCCGGTCAGAGATTATTGCCGTGCAGGGCGCTGTGTTGAATCCTTCATCCATTAGTTTTAAAGAAGACTTCAAGTTTGACGACTACATAAGTGAAGCGGGTGGTTTCACGGACAATGCCCGCCAAAGGAAAGCTTACATAGTTTACCCAAACGGACGTAAAGACCGCTCACATAGCTTTCTGTTTTTCGTCTCCCGCCCCCGTGTGGATCCTGGCTCTATCATTAATGTCCCATTCAAGCCAATTGATTCGAATCGACTAACGGCAGGTGAACGAATTGGTATATTTTCATTACTGGCAACGGTATCCATTGCGCTCATAAATGTTTTGCTTCGCTAA
- a CDS encoding hypothetical protein (KEGG: hypothetical protein) yields MNKAFFALFIVGSLALFSAPDPIRLRSESLPFTPKEFYIATVTDQRSDRGPVAHLSLVLNQPPQPVDLEKGVASSFMQFINQGLKQNKSLRPIAMRIRQCRVSETASGNRVSGKFTFAVTFELLGKDDDGNATSTRLTDYQGSATYTRPLSDPSVIEPTIRQAVVSSLRSLNEYMKRESGNNEKLARSLRVIFTDDTRITDDDTVHYNPARKLTWDDFKAPPRQGSHYAAEVFTSFAYEGKSSVKDGVIVLNLSAKAYMLKQSSWGRADARNAYALNHEQRHFDIVKIIVERFKRKIQPENLTLEDYNSITQYQFLESFREMSRMQSQYDDETNHSLNQAAQERWNEKIDAELRTFGVIK; encoded by the coding sequence ATGAATAAAGCATTTTTTGCGCTGTTTATAGTTGGGTCACTCGCGCTTTTTTCAGCCCCGGACCCAATCCGGCTCCGCTCCGAGTCGCTGCCGTTTACCCCAAAGGAATTTTACATTGCTACCGTCACCGACCAACGTTCAGACAGGGGTCCGGTGGCGCATCTGTCCCTGGTGCTGAACCAGCCGCCCCAACCTGTTGACCTGGAGAAAGGCGTAGCCAGCAGTTTTATGCAGTTCATCAACCAGGGGCTTAAGCAGAACAAATCGTTGCGGCCCATTGCCATGCGAATTCGGCAATGCCGGGTCAGCGAAACGGCTTCAGGGAACCGCGTGTCGGGTAAATTCACCTTTGCCGTTACCTTTGAGCTGCTCGGTAAAGATGACGACGGCAACGCTACCAGCACCCGCCTAACCGATTACCAGGGCAGTGCCACCTATACCCGCCCGTTGAGCGACCCATCGGTCATTGAGCCTACCATCCGGCAGGCGGTAGTTTCGTCTTTGCGCAGCCTGAACGAATACATGAAACGGGAAAGCGGCAATAACGAAAAACTGGCCCGGAGCCTCAGGGTTATCTTTACCGACGATACCCGAATCACCGACGACGACACGGTTCACTATAACCCGGCCCGTAAGCTCACCTGGGACGATTTTAAGGCTCCTCCGCGCCAGGGCAGTCATTATGCCGCCGAGGTGTTTACCAGCTTTGCCTACGAGGGGAAAAGCAGCGTGAAAGACGGTGTTATCGTGCTTAATCTTTCGGCCAAGGCGTACATGCTGAAACAGTCTTCCTGGGGCCGGGCCGATGCCCGCAACGCGTATGCGCTCAACCACGAACAACGTCACTTCGACATTGTGAAAATCATCGTGGAGCGCTTCAAGCGGAAAATCCAGCCCGAAAACCTGACGCTGGAAGATTACAACAGCATTACGCAGTACCAGTTTCTGGAATCCTTTCGGGAAATGAGCCGGATGCAAAGCCAGTATGATGATGAAACCAATCACAGCCTTAACCAGGCTGCTCAGGAGCGGTGGAATGAAAAGATCGACGCAGAACTGCGTACGTTTGGCGTTATTAAGTAG